A stretch of Cryomorphaceae bacterium 1068 DNA encodes these proteins:
- a CDS encoding PspC family transcriptional regulator has protein sequence MQKLVNHIYTFFEKQAFGVCDWWGRILGISSSKVRMYFIYISFITLGSPLIIYLFMAFWLEQKDIYRRRHKKTIWDL, from the coding sequence ATGCAGAAGTTGGTTAACCATATTTACACATTTTTCGAGAAACAAGCATTTGGAGTTTGTGACTGGTGGGGCAGAATACTTGGGATTTCTTCTTCAAAAGTGCGCATGTACTTCATATATATTTCTTTTATCACGCTTGGGTCTCCACTGATCATTTACCTCTTTATGGCATTTTGGCTCGAGCAAAAAGACATCTACCGCAGACGTCATAAGAAGACCATTTGGGATCTTTAA
- a CDS encoding adenine phosphoribosyltransferase has protein sequence MNLREELLTIIRDVPDFPKPGILFRDITPILENPSVSRAVVNEMMRQFEGLRIDAVAGIESRGFLFGLPLAMEMNVPFIAIRKKGKLPAETVEHSYNLEYGSATIEMHRGVVEPGMNVLIHDDLLATGGTAVASRELINLEGGTVAGFSFLIELKGLLGREKLAATDKPILSVVDYD, from the coding sequence ATGAATCTTCGAGAAGAACTTCTTACTATAATACGCGATGTGCCTGATTTCCCGAAACCAGGCATTCTTTTTCGTGATATAACACCCATCCTTGAAAACCCTTCGGTAAGTCGTGCTGTTGTAAACGAAATGATGCGTCAGTTTGAGGGGCTGAGGATTGATGCGGTTGCCGGAATTGAGAGTCGAGGCTTTTTGTTCGGATTGCCTTTGGCTATGGAAATGAACGTTCCGTTTATCGCCATCAGAAAGAAGGGTAAGCTACCTGCAGAAACGGTTGAGCATAGCTATAACTTGGAGTATGGAAGTGCTACTATCGAAATGCACAGAGGGGTAGTGGAGCCTGGAATGAACGTGCTTATTCACGATGATCTTCTGGCGACCGGAGGAACTGCTGTGGCCAGCAGGGAGCTCATCAATCTTGAAGGAGGAACCGTAGCAGGGTTCTCTTTCCTTATTGAATTGAAGGGATTGCTCGGAAGAGAAAAACTCGCAGCTACCGACAAGCCTATTTTAAGCGTTGTCGATTACGATTGA
- the pyrF gene encoding orotidine-5'-phosphate decarboxylase: protein MKKADLVQLIHERKSFLCVGLDPNPEKMPLHILEMEDSLFEFNKQIIDATREFCVAYKPNTAFYESHGAKGWEALKKTRDYIGSSHFTIADAKRGDIGNTSGMYAKAFFEDSHFDSVTVAPYMGSDSVKPFLGYDDKWVILLALTSNQGAEDFQFFSSEEGEKLFEKVLRTSQNWGNDQNMMYVVGATRPEKLKEIREIIPNHFLLVPGVGAQGGSLEEVCKYGMNADVGLLVNSSRGIIHASSDQNFDEVARFEARKIADKMKAILS, encoded by the coding sequence ATGAAGAAAGCCGATCTGGTTCAGTTAATACACGAGAGAAAGAGCTTCCTCTGTGTTGGCTTAGATCCGAATCCCGAGAAGATGCCGCTGCATATTCTTGAGATGGAAGATTCACTTTTCGAATTCAATAAGCAGATCATAGATGCTACACGAGAATTTTGCGTGGCTTATAAGCCGAATACTGCATTCTATGAGTCTCATGGAGCGAAAGGCTGGGAAGCGCTAAAGAAAACCAGGGATTACATTGGTTCATCTCATTTTACCATCGCGGATGCCAAGCGCGGTGACATCGGGAATACCTCGGGGATGTACGCTAAGGCATTTTTTGAAGATTCCCACTTTGACTCGGTAACGGTAGCTCCTTATATGGGCAGCGATTCGGTCAAACCTTTTCTTGGATACGATGATAAATGGGTGATATTACTTGCTCTTACCTCAAATCAAGGAGCGGAAGATTTTCAATTCTTTTCTTCTGAAGAGGGCGAAAAGCTTTTTGAAAAAGTCCTTCGAACTAGTCAGAATTGGGGCAATGATCAAAATATGATGTACGTGGTAGGGGCTACTCGCCCCGAGAAGCTCAAAGAAATCCGCGAGATCATCCCAAACCATTTTCTTTTGGTTCCGGGAGTAGGTGCTCAAGGCGGCAGCTTAGAAGAAGTGTGTAAGTATGGCATGAATGCCGATGTAGGTCTCTTGGTAAATTCAAGCCGAGGGATTATTCACGCCAGTTCCGATCAAAATTTTGACGAAGTGGCTCGTTTTGAAGCTCGGAAGATTGCGGATAAAATGAAAGCCATCTTGTCTTAG
- a CDS encoding AIR synthase-related protein, whose protein sequence is MSQEKRYQARGVSAGKEDVHAAIKGIDKGLFPKAFCKIIPDYLTGSEDHCLVMHADGAGTKSSLAYAYWKETGDLSVWKGIAQDALIMNIDDLLCVGCVDKILVSSTIGRNKNLITGEVIKALIEGTEEVLENLRYLGIEVRSTGGETADVGDLVRTVIVDSTVTSRMRRDEVVDNSNIKPGQVIVGLSSTGQASYENDYNAGMGSNGLTSARHDVFRSAVGQKFPETFDPAVPKDLVYSGAYSLTDRVDSMPVDLGKAVLSPTRTYAPVIKAVLQKGRDQIGGMVHCSGGAQTKVLHFVDKHHIIKDNLFPVPPLFKVIQETSGTEWKEMYKVFNMGHRMEIYCDKPFAKTIIDISNSFHIDAQIVGRVEEGKKALTITSENGTFQYD, encoded by the coding sequence ATGAGTCAAGAGAAAAGATATCAAGCTCGTGGTGTAAGCGCCGGAAAAGAAGATGTGCATGCCGCCATCAAAGGCATAGATAAAGGCCTTTTTCCAAAAGCTTTCTGTAAGATCATTCCTGATTACCTTACCGGTAGTGAAGACCATTGTTTGGTGATGCACGCCGACGGGGCAGGTACGAAATCATCTTTGGCTTATGCCTATTGGAAGGAAACGGGAGACCTTTCCGTCTGGAAAGGAATTGCCCAGGACGCATTGATCATGAATATAGATGACTTGCTTTGCGTGGGATGCGTCGATAAAATATTGGTGAGCTCAACCATAGGCCGAAACAAAAACCTCATAACCGGTGAAGTCATAAAAGCCTTGATCGAAGGAACTGAAGAGGTATTGGAAAATCTCAGATACCTTGGGATTGAAGTAAGAAGCACAGGCGGCGAAACTGCGGATGTAGGAGACTTGGTAAGGACAGTGATAGTAGACAGCACCGTTACCTCACGAATGCGTCGCGATGAAGTAGTCGATAATTCGAATATAAAGCCGGGTCAAGTGATCGTCGGCTTATCTTCAACAGGTCAAGCTTCGTATGAGAATGACTACAATGCAGGTATGGGGAGTAATGGCCTGACCTCTGCGAGACACGATGTTTTTCGCTCTGCTGTAGGACAGAAATTTCCTGAAACTTTTGATCCTGCAGTACCCAAAGATCTTGTTTATTCAGGAGCTTATAGCCTTACAGATAGAGTAGATTCAATGCCTGTCGATTTAGGTAAAGCCGTTCTTTCCCCAACTCGCACTTACGCTCCCGTTATTAAAGCGGTTTTACAAAAAGGTAGAGATCAAATTGGTGGAATGGTGCACTGCAGTGGCGGTGCACAAACCAAGGTTTTACATTTCGTAGATAAGCATCATATCATCAAAGACAATTTGTTCCCTGTTCCACCATTGTTCAAGGTGATTCAAGAAACATCAGGAACTGAATGGAAGGAGATGTACAAGGTCTTCAACATGGGGCATCGAATGGAAATCTATTGTGATAAACCTTTTGCCAAAACGATTATTGATATTTCAAATTCTTTCCATATCGACGCCCAAATCGTAGGAAGAGTAGAAGAAGGCAAAAAGGCTTTGACCATTACCAGTGAAAACGGAACATTCCAATACGACTAA
- the prfA gene encoding peptide chain release factor 1 — protein MLSKLGAIKDHYLEVGKKIIDPEVISDTKRYVKFSKEYKDLEPVAEAYDSYKLLYENLENAKEIIQSESDADFKEMAKEELNELLAEKEKMEEDIKLLLIPKDPEDSKNAVVEIRGGTGGDEAAIFAGDLFRMYSKYIETKGWKLELVDTNHGSSGGFKEVIFNVTGNNVYGIMKYEGGVHRVQRVPQTETQGRVHTSAATVIVLPEAEEFDVEVKESDLRVDSYCSSGPGGQSVNTTYSAIRLTHIPTGIVAQCQDQKSKLKNYDKALSVLRSRIYEIELQKKLAKDAEKRKSMVSSGDRSAKIRTYNYPQGRVTDHRINLTLYNLSGVMDGDIDEIIEALRVAENAEKLQASIDE, from the coding sequence ATATTGTCAAAGTTGGGTGCCATCAAGGATCATTACCTCGAAGTGGGAAAGAAGATCATTGACCCTGAAGTAATCTCAGATACGAAGAGGTACGTCAAGTTTTCTAAAGAATACAAAGATTTGGAACCCGTTGCCGAAGCCTACGACAGCTATAAGCTCCTCTACGAAAACCTTGAGAACGCAAAGGAAATCATCCAAAGTGAATCGGATGCTGACTTTAAGGAGATGGCGAAAGAAGAACTCAACGAGCTTTTAGCCGAAAAGGAAAAAATGGAAGAGGATATCAAGCTCCTCCTCATTCCTAAAGATCCAGAGGATTCTAAGAACGCCGTGGTCGAAATTCGAGGGGGAACAGGTGGGGACGAAGCGGCCATATTTGCAGGAGACCTTTTTAGAATGTATTCGAAATACATTGAAACCAAAGGATGGAAACTAGAATTGGTGGATACCAATCATGGTTCTTCCGGAGGATTTAAGGAAGTCATATTTAACGTAACGGGAAACAATGTTTATGGAATCATGAAGTACGAAGGTGGCGTTCACCGCGTGCAAAGGGTTCCTCAAACTGAAACGCAAGGCAGGGTGCACACCAGTGCCGCTACCGTGATAGTATTGCCCGAAGCAGAGGAATTTGATGTAGAGGTAAAAGAGTCAGATTTACGAGTGGATAGTTACTGTAGCTCAGGTCCCGGAGGGCAGTCAGTAAACACGACATATTCCGCCATTCGCTTGACCCATATTCCTACCGGAATAGTGGCGCAATGCCAGGATCAAAAGTCGAAGTTGAAGAATTACGACAAAGCTCTCAGCGTGCTTCGATCTCGTATTTACGAAATCGAACTTCAGAAGAAATTGGCGAAGGATGCCGAAAAGCGGAAGTCTATGGTTTCTTCAGGAGATCGCTCTGCGAAAATTAGAACCTACAATTATCCCCAAGGTCGCGTTACGGATCACAGAATAAATCTCACACTTTATAACCTTTCGGGTGTTATGGATGGAGATATTGATGAAATTATCGAAGCTCTTCGCGTTGCTGAAAATGCAGAAAAGCTTCAAGCCAGCATAGACGAATAG
- a CDS encoding OmpA family protein: MIFTKGLFTFCLATLMSVSLMAQADQFTKEADNAYNNEAYFEAIDLYKKAYSKENDSEEKARMLFQIAESYRMILDYDQQVIWYNKALKAQYDAPDAFLYLAQAYHRQGDFTQAIEYYNKYIDAAPDPMKGEIGLEQAEIAKEFRDNPSRYIVQNEILLNSAEYDFSPGWAGDDFNTIYFSSSRQGAQGMEIDLRTGESFQDIFFTTRDQKGKWSEPERLTYRINTIHNEATPRLTNTFDMMLFTRCESTKDDNKGCDVMITRKTADQWSTAQVVELKNNESSELTTAGHPALTPDETHIIFASDMPGGMGGKDLWIAPFDKASMTAGEAVNLGPAINTKGNEMFPFIRKNGALYFATDGLVGMGGLDIFVAESNGENSWGNVENLGAPINSIGHDFGIIWEGDSERGYFSSDRNGGKGKDDIYSFNLPPLLFALDGVVYDKDTQQPVPEATIKVIGSDGASFEAATDAGGAFSFSEKGEERYINPETNYSIEVSKPDYLVAKDQISTVGIAESTTFLKEYFITFTAPDKAIEFPEVRYAYNKAELQVNDEVNSLDSLDFLYNVLVDNPTIIIELQAHTDSRGKDAYNKDLSQRRAESCVEYLSSKGIPAERMVAKGYGETRLRISDKQIAALATEEEKEAAHQKNRRTEFTVLSFDYVPMEESDN, encoded by the coding sequence ATGATTTTTACAAAAGGGTTGTTTACTTTTTGCCTCGCTACGCTAATGTCCGTATCGCTTATGGCTCAGGCTGATCAGTTCACAAAAGAGGCTGATAACGCCTACAATAACGAAGCGTATTTTGAGGCTATCGACCTTTACAAGAAGGCTTATTCGAAAGAGAATGACTCGGAAGAAAAGGCACGTATGCTATTCCAGATTGCAGAATCGTACCGAATGATTCTGGATTATGATCAACAAGTAATTTGGTACAATAAAGCACTGAAGGCGCAATACGATGCCCCTGATGCGTTCCTTTACTTGGCTCAAGCTTACCATCGACAAGGTGATTTCACTCAGGCTATAGAATACTACAATAAGTACATCGATGCAGCGCCTGACCCAATGAAAGGTGAAATAGGTTTGGAGCAAGCAGAAATTGCCAAAGAATTTAGAGACAATCCTTCTCGGTACATCGTTCAAAACGAAATACTTCTTAACTCTGCTGAGTATGACTTCTCACCAGGATGGGCCGGAGATGACTTTAATACAATTTACTTTAGCTCTTCTCGACAGGGAGCTCAGGGGATGGAGATTGATTTAAGAACAGGAGAAAGCTTTCAAGATATCTTCTTCACAACACGTGATCAAAAGGGAAAGTGGAGCGAGCCGGAGCGTCTGACGTATAGAATCAATACCATTCATAATGAGGCTACTCCTAGATTGACCAATACTTTCGATATGATGTTGTTTACGCGTTGCGAGAGTACCAAGGACGATAACAAAGGGTGTGATGTCATGATCACCCGTAAAACAGCAGATCAGTGGTCAACGGCTCAGGTGGTAGAGTTAAAGAACAATGAGAGTTCAGAACTAACTACCGCAGGGCACCCTGCTCTTACACCGGATGAAACACATATCATTTTTGCAAGTGACATGCCCGGAGGAATGGGAGGAAAAGATCTTTGGATTGCACCTTTCGACAAGGCTTCAATGACTGCAGGTGAAGCCGTGAATCTCGGCCCTGCAATCAATACGAAAGGTAACGAAATGTTCCCTTTCATTCGAAAAAACGGAGCGCTCTACTTCGCTACTGACGGTCTTGTCGGAATGGGAGGACTAGACATTTTTGTTGCTGAGAGCAATGGAGAAAACTCATGGGGTAACGTTGAAAACCTTGGTGCGCCGATTAATTCAATCGGTCATGACTTTGGAATTATTTGGGAAGGAGATTCTGAAAGAGGCTATTTTTCTTCAGATCGCAACGGAGGAAAAGGAAAAGATGATATCTACTCATTCAACCTTCCACCACTTCTATTTGCTCTTGATGGTGTAGTATATGACAAAGACACTCAGCAGCCGGTTCCCGAGGCGACTATCAAAGTTATTGGTAGCGACGGTGCTTCGTTTGAAGCAGCTACAGACGCCGGAGGTGCTTTCTCGTTTTCAGAAAAAGGAGAAGAACGCTACATCAACCCGGAGACCAATTACTCTATCGAAGTTTCAAAACCTGACTACTTGGTAGCGAAGGATCAGATCAGCACAGTGGGTATTGCTGAGTCTACCACATTCTTGAAAGAATACTTTATCACATTTACAGCTCCTGATAAGGCCATCGAATTTCCTGAGGTACGCTATGCATACAACAAGGCAGAGCTGCAGGTCAATGATGAGGTGAACTCTTTGGATTCGCTGGACTTCCTCTACAATGTTTTGGTAGACAACCCAACAATTATTATCGAGCTTCAAGCGCACACTGACTCCAGAGGTAAGGACGCTTACAACAAAGACCTTTCGCAAAGAAGGGCTGAAAGTTGTGTAGAATACTTGTCTTCAAAAGGAATACCTGCCGAAAGAATGGTCGCAAAAGGCTATGGTGAAACCAGACTTCGCATATCAGACAAGCAAATTGCTGCTTTGGCTACTGAAGAGGAAAAGGAAGCGGCGCACCAGAAAAACAGACGTACAGAATTCACCGTACTTAGTTTTGATTATGTGCCGATGGAAGAGTCGGACAACTAG
- a CDS encoding amino acid carrier protein, whose translation MKKVLSLFGAILLTALAVNAQLEATLEVSNDSEKIKDGRAEVQVTGGVPPYVYKWSNPDTPLSSASSRGLVEGRPFTVKVTDSAGNELFLEGEVPAESAEENINSVFLPVVSGLSSVLFWDPFEAIGIYDPVVYADQMPVFATGFKEDNVQRIFMMKWYASNGSEVEKGDKIALIRRNSSDTLTIFAKNSGALVHEFSEGEMVFDRDDIEAMASIETGIMARIKYDEPRPLLTANGDEQKKNIPFIVVWLVAGAIFFTVKMKFINFKGVKHAFQLVAGKYDDPEDKGEVSHFQALTTALSATVGLGNIAGVAVAIVIGGPGATFWMIIAGLLGMASKFTECTLGVKYRLINDKGEVSGGPMYYLSQGLEKRNMKGLGKVLAGLFAILCVGGSLGGGNMFQANQAFVQVASKVPLFEGNGALFGSILAILVGLVILGGIKSIAKVTDKIVPIMVGIYVGFAVIIILIHIENIGAAFAAIFNGAFSPSALKGGVIGVLIVGFQRAAFSNEAGVGSASIAHSASKTKHPVSEGVVALLEPFVDTVLVCTMTALVLIFTGFATDPAGLTGSELTSAAFSNVFPWFDWVLLIAIVLFAFSTMISWSYYGLKAWSYLFGRTKKVEYLYKLIFLIFIVIGSSVGLGSVLDFSDLMILGMAFPNILGLLLLSSEVRDDLKSYFKRIKSGEIKQFK comes from the coding sequence ATGAAGAAAGTTCTCTCCCTTTTTGGAGCCATTTTGTTAACAGCCCTAGCAGTAAATGCTCAACTTGAGGCAACGCTTGAAGTTTCAAATGACAGTGAAAAAATAAAGGACGGGAGGGCCGAAGTTCAGGTTACAGGGGGTGTACCGCCTTATGTTTATAAATGGTCCAACCCTGATACTCCGCTTAGTTCAGCTTCGAGTAGAGGGTTGGTGGAAGGTCGACCATTCACAGTGAAGGTGACCGATTCAGCGGGTAATGAACTTTTTCTTGAAGGAGAAGTACCTGCAGAGTCTGCGGAAGAGAATATCAATTCTGTCTTTCTTCCTGTTGTAAGTGGGTTATCATCAGTTCTCTTTTGGGATCCTTTTGAGGCCATTGGAATCTATGACCCTGTAGTCTATGCAGACCAAATGCCTGTGTTTGCAACGGGTTTTAAGGAAGACAATGTCCAACGAATCTTTATGATGAAGTGGTATGCCTCAAACGGTTCTGAGGTGGAGAAAGGGGATAAGATTGCATTGATTCGAAGGAATTCAAGTGATACGCTGACAATTTTTGCGAAGAATAGTGGTGCGCTCGTTCATGAGTTCTCAGAAGGAGAGATGGTTTTTGACCGAGATGATATTGAGGCCATGGCTAGTATCGAAACGGGAATTATGGCTCGAATCAAGTACGATGAGCCGAGGCCTTTGCTAACTGCAAATGGAGACGAACAGAAAAAGAACATTCCTTTTATCGTAGTTTGGCTTGTAGCCGGTGCAATTTTCTTTACCGTAAAGATGAAGTTCATCAATTTCAAAGGAGTCAAACACGCATTTCAATTGGTAGCTGGTAAATATGACGATCCGGAAGATAAGGGAGAGGTTTCGCATTTTCAGGCACTTACTACAGCACTATCTGCTACAGTAGGCCTTGGTAACATAGCGGGGGTAGCCGTAGCGATCGTCATAGGAGGTCCTGGAGCTACGTTTTGGATGATCATTGCCGGATTACTCGGAATGGCTTCAAAGTTCACTGAGTGCACACTGGGGGTAAAATACCGACTCATCAATGACAAAGGTGAAGTATCGGGTGGACCGATGTATTACTTAAGCCAGGGCCTCGAAAAAAGAAATATGAAAGGCTTGGGAAAAGTCCTTGCCGGTCTCTTCGCCATTCTCTGTGTAGGAGGATCTTTAGGCGGAGGTAATATGTTTCAAGCCAATCAAGCTTTTGTTCAGGTTGCCAGTAAAGTACCGCTTTTTGAAGGTAATGGAGCACTCTTTGGATCCATACTAGCTATTCTGGTAGGCTTGGTCATTCTTGGCGGAATCAAAAGTATTGCTAAGGTTACGGACAAAATTGTTCCTATCATGGTTGGTATTTACGTAGGCTTTGCCGTGATCATCATCTTGATTCACATAGAGAATATTGGCGCCGCCTTCGCAGCTATTTTCAATGGAGCATTTTCACCTTCAGCACTCAAAGGTGGTGTGATTGGAGTCTTAATAGTCGGTTTCCAAAGAGCCGCTTTTTCGAATGAAGCAGGTGTTGGTTCGGCTTCTATTGCTCACTCGGCCTCTAAAACAAAGCATCCCGTTAGTGAAGGGGTAGTTGCCCTTCTAGAGCCCTTTGTAGATACTGTTCTGGTATGCACAATGACAGCTTTAGTATTGATCTTCACAGGATTCGCGACCGACCCTGCCGGACTTACCGGTTCTGAGCTCACTTCTGCTGCATTTAGCAACGTGTTTCCTTGGTTCGATTGGGTCTTGTTAATTGCTATTGTCCTGTTTGCCTTCTCCACAATGATCTCTTGGTCTTACTATGGATTGAAGGCATGGAGCTATCTTTTTGGTAGAACCAAGAAAGTGGAATACCTCTACAAGCTCATCTTCCTTATTTTTATCGTGATTGGCTCCTCTGTAGGACTGGGGAGTGTCCTGGATTTCTCTGATTTGATGATTCTTGGAATGGCTTTCCCTAATATTCTAGGGCTACTTCTTTTATCAAGTGAAGTCAGAGACGATTTAAAATCGTATTTTAAACGCATCAAATCAGGGGAGATAAAACAGTTTAAATAA
- a CDS encoding DUF2851 family protein, with protein MNEDFLHYLWKHRQFDATDLKTERNEELEIIHCGYHNENAGPDFLDARVRINGTLWAGNVEIHIASSDWYKHGHQNDPAYENVILHVVFNQDKEVEAPEGSIIPSLVLKDRIDYQSYRKYKAWVAAGKFIPCDKIVHQVPQLIKTSAVHAAAVERLSLKSEISRDHLLQTKGDMEGAFYRIFLRALGMKVNALPFEQLARITPYELIRKVRSNKIQLEALLLGQAGFLAEAKTDHPHVMQLKAEFEFLKRKHSLNPMPKSAWKLFRLRPQNFPQVRLAQLAAFYNKSSSVATPISGMETPDKLFDFFSIKIENGFWLNHYTIDAESTARKKSFGKEFLKHLVINAAVPFIFSLADYNRDESYRERAIKLLELLPSEKNSIIRSFEQLDFKIESSFDSQGIIQLKNSFCDRKNCLRCKVGIHLMKNYAEVG; from the coding sequence ATGAACGAGGATTTTCTCCACTATTTATGGAAGCATAGGCAATTTGATGCGACAGACCTCAAAACAGAACGGAATGAGGAACTGGAGATCATCCATTGTGGCTATCACAATGAGAATGCGGGTCCTGATTTTTTAGATGCTCGCGTTCGAATTAACGGTACTCTGTGGGCCGGAAATGTGGAAATTCATATCGCTTCTTCAGATTGGTACAAACATGGTCATCAAAACGACCCTGCCTATGAAAATGTCATTCTTCACGTCGTATTTAATCAAGATAAGGAAGTAGAAGCACCCGAAGGAAGTATTATCCCTTCTCTTGTTTTGAAAGATAGAATCGACTATCAATCCTATCGAAAGTACAAAGCATGGGTGGCCGCAGGAAAGTTTATTCCTTGCGATAAGATCGTTCATCAGGTGCCTCAACTCATCAAGACTTCTGCCGTTCATGCCGCTGCGGTGGAGCGGTTATCATTGAAGTCAGAGATCTCTCGCGACCACCTTTTGCAAACCAAGGGAGATATGGAAGGGGCGTTCTACCGAATCTTTTTGCGAGCTCTCGGTATGAAAGTCAATGCATTACCTTTTGAGCAATTGGCCAGAATTACTCCTTATGAGCTCATTCGGAAAGTGAGGTCCAATAAAATTCAACTTGAGGCCTTACTCCTTGGACAAGCAGGCTTTTTGGCTGAGGCCAAAACTGATCATCCCCATGTTATGCAGCTTAAAGCGGAGTTTGAATTTTTAAAAAGAAAGCATAGCTTGAATCCAATGCCGAAGTCAGCATGGAAACTTTTCAGGCTACGACCACAGAATTTTCCTCAAGTGAGATTGGCTCAACTGGCTGCTTTTTATAATAAAAGTTCATCAGTGGCCACTCCGATTTCTGGAATGGAAACCCCCGATAAGCTTTTTGACTTTTTTTCGATCAAAATCGAAAATGGATTTTGGTTAAATCATTACACCATAGATGCCGAGTCTACTGCTCGAAAAAAGTCTTTCGGAAAAGAGTTTCTCAAGCACTTGGTCATCAACGCTGCGGTACCATTTATTTTTTCATTGGCAGATTACAATCGGGACGAATCGTACAGAGAAAGGGCTATAAAACTATTGGAGCTACTTCCTTCGGAAAAAAACTCAATTATTCGTAGTTTTGAGCAACTCGACTTTAAAATAGAATCTTCTTTCGACTCTCAGGGAATCATTCAATTGAAGAATAGCTTCTGTGATAGAAAGAATTGTCTGCGTTGTAAAGTTGGAATACACTTAATGAAGAATTATGCAGAAGTTGGTTAA
- a CDS encoding helix-hairpin-helix domain-containing protein, which yields MLERVKSYFRHYRSERRGVIVLAIIVFLSIAGVEAFMLLYEPETERIDILLVDANETAQSRDLTGESPTVDQKEKIFFPFNPNTLSDSGYAALGFSEKEIKTLRNYQKAGANFEIKRDFAKLFFVDEEEYLELEPFIELPDSKPKKEYKNYSESFETSTDKPKVKWSDTASTQSYSFKEFTCNLNTADTNELKKLNGIGSFYAKKIIEYREELGGYHSLAQLLELWKMTPEKIDKFANQVVIDQAEVQQIKINSASAFDLSQHPYLSFGEANKIVLKREEAGGFSNSKAFCSSGLLDADLCRKLVPYLNFVE from the coding sequence ATGCTTGAACGGGTCAAATCATATTTTAGACATTACCGTTCAGAGCGTCGAGGAGTGATTGTTCTCGCCATTATCGTTTTCTTGTCCATTGCAGGTGTTGAAGCTTTTATGTTGTTATATGAGCCTGAAACTGAAAGAATAGACATCTTATTGGTTGACGCGAATGAAACTGCCCAATCTAGAGATTTGACGGGCGAATCGCCCACAGTTGACCAAAAGGAAAAGATTTTTTTCCCATTCAATCCAAATACACTGAGTGATTCGGGATACGCTGCCCTTGGGTTTTCAGAAAAAGAAATCAAGACGCTCAGGAATTATCAAAAGGCAGGGGCGAATTTTGAAATCAAACGCGATTTTGCCAAGCTCTTTTTTGTAGACGAAGAAGAATACCTAGAGCTCGAACCATTTATTGAACTACCCGATTCAAAGCCTAAAAAGGAATACAAAAATTACTCTGAATCGTTCGAAACCAGCACGGATAAGCCTAAGGTGAAATGGTCCGACACCGCATCGACTCAAAGCTATTCGTTCAAAGAGTTCACATGTAATCTCAATACAGCCGATACCAATGAGTTGAAAAAACTGAACGGCATCGGTTCGTTTTACGCCAAGAAGATCATTGAGTACCGTGAAGAATTGGGAGGTTATCACAGTCTGGCCCAACTTTTAGAGCTATGGAAGATGACACCGGAGAAAATTGACAAATTTGCCAATCAAGTAGTTATTGATCAGGCAGAGGTTCAGCAAATCAAAATCAACTCTGCCTCTGCTTTTGACTTATCTCAACACCCTTACTTGAGTTTTGGAGAGGCAAACAAAATAGTATTAAAAAGAGAAGAGGCAGGTGGCTTTTCCAATTCGAAAGCATTCTGTTCATCAGGCTTGTTAGATGCTGATTTATGCCGTAAACTTGTGCCCTACCTTAATTTTGTAGAATGA